In Gemmatimonadota bacterium, the genomic stretch CCGCGGTTGGCGGGTGTGGCCTGCTGGTCCACGTAGACGTGGGCGGTCACGAAGAAGAAGTCGTAGCAGATGCCGTGGAGGATGATCCCCGTGACGATAAGCGACCACAGGGTGTCCGGCGCGCCGAGAGAGAACAGCCCGTACCGGACGATCCAGGCCGCCATCGCGATCAGCAGCATCCGCTTCACGCCGAGCCGGCGGAAGAAGAAGGGCATGCACAGCATCAGGAATACTTCGGACACCTGGCCCAGCGTCTGCGTGCCCGCGATGTTGGCGAATCCGGTCGCGCCGAGGTAGATCTGCGTGAAGTTGTAATAGAAGGCCAGCGGGATGCAGAGGAGCAGGGCGCTGAAGATGAACAGGTAGAACGACCGGCTTCCCAGTTCCTGCAAGGCGTCCAGCCCGATCACGGACCGCAGCGACGCCTTCCTGCCCGCGGCGGCCGGCGGCGTCCGGCCGAGCGTGAAGCTGTACAGCCCCATGACCAGGCCTGCGACCCCCGTCGTGTAGAGCGGCCAGGCCGTCTCTTCGGGAATGATCCGGCCCGAGAAGAGACCCAGGACGAAGCTGATGAAGAGCCCCGCGGCGATCCAGCCGATCGTGCCGAACACCCGGATCAGGGGATACTGCGCCTCCCGATCCTCGACGCGGTGAAAGGTGATGGCGTTCACCAGGCCGAGGGTCGGCATGTAGCAGATATTGTAGACCAGCAGGAGGA encodes the following:
- a CDS encoding MFS transporter; its protein translation is LLLVYNICYMPTLGLVNAITFHRVEDREAQYPLIRVFGTIGWIAAGLFISFVLGLFSGRIIPEETAWPLYTTGVAGLVMGLYSFTLGRTPPAAAGRKASLRSVIGLDALQELGSRSFYLFIFSALLLCIPLAFYYNFTQIYLGATGFANIAGTQTLGQVSEVFLMLCMPFFFRRLGVKRMLLIAMAAWIVRYGLFSLGAPDTLWSLIVTGIILHGICYDFFFVTAHVYVDQQATPANRGQAQGLFVLVSSGLGMLIGAQVAGRVYNTFLDSTGSLDLSDWQVFWSLPAVLVILVLILFAVGFKAERTAAGESG